One part of the Flavobacterium johnsoniae UW101 genome encodes these proteins:
- a CDS encoding NUDIX hydrolase, with translation MLKSILENNENYQPGLSIDCVIFGFHDNQLKVLLINTPHSERWSLPGGFIPIDQDIDTAAVTVLNERTGVEGVFLRQFSTFGKIKRNENHFDNEALKHLDISPELGKWLTRRFVTIGYYALVDFSKILPNPINRNEIVEWIDHKEVPELILDHREILDKALDTLRVELNLMPIGYNLLPEKFTIPELQKLYETILDKKLDRRNFLRKITNIGILTKLDEKKSNVAHKAPNLYSFDKEKYDEVLKDGLYQGW, from the coding sequence ATGTTGAAATCTATACTAGAAAATAATGAAAATTACCAGCCGGGACTTTCTATAGATTGTGTCATTTTTGGGTTTCATGATAATCAGTTAAAAGTATTGCTTATTAATACGCCTCACAGTGAACGATGGTCTCTTCCGGGCGGATTTATCCCAATTGATCAGGATATTGATACTGCAGCAGTAACAGTTTTAAACGAACGAACCGGTGTAGAAGGTGTATTTTTGAGACAATTTTCGACGTTTGGAAAAATTAAGCGAAATGAAAATCATTTTGATAATGAGGCCTTAAAACATTTAGATATCAGTCCTGAATTAGGAAAATGGCTGACAAGACGTTTTGTTACAATTGGATATTATGCATTAGTAGATTTTTCAAAGATTCTTCCTAATCCAATAAACAGAAACGAAATTGTAGAATGGATTGACCACAAAGAAGTTCCGGAACTTATTTTAGATCATCGTGAAATTTTGGATAAAGCTCTCGATACTTTAAGAGTCGAATTGAATTTAATGCCAATTGGTTATAACTTATTGCCTGAAAAATTTACAATTCCGGAATTGCAGAAATTATACGAAACAATTTTAGACAAAAAATTAGACCGCCGAAATTTTTTACGCAAAATCACCAATATTGGAATTCTTACCAAATTAGACGAAAAGAAAAGCAATGTCGCGCACAAAGCCCCAAACTTATATTCTTTTGATAAAGAAAAATACGATGAGGTTTTAAAAGATGGATTATATCAAGGCTGGTAA
- a CDS encoding alpha-ketoglutarate-dependent dioxygenase AlkB family protein → MDLFNPQIDETTNLLPKDGTVNYYGKLFSRTEADFYRDTLLNTIEWKNDEAIIFGKLILTKRKVAWYGDKEFEYTYSNTTKKALPWTPELLKLKSFIEEKTGETFNSCLLNLYHSGEEGMAWHSDAEKDLKKNGAIGSISFGAERKFAFKHKESKETVSMILEHGSLLVMKDETQTHWLHRLPPTKSTQKPRVNLTFRTIVR, encoded by the coding sequence ATGGACTTATTTAATCCTCAAATAGACGAAACCACTAATCTGCTTCCAAAAGACGGAACTGTGAATTATTACGGTAAATTGTTTTCGAGAACAGAAGCAGATTTTTATCGCGATACTCTTTTAAACACTATCGAATGGAAAAATGATGAAGCCATTATTTTTGGAAAATTAATTTTAACTAAAAGAAAAGTGGCTTGGTATGGCGATAAGGAATTTGAATACACGTATTCGAATACTACTAAAAAAGCGCTTCCGTGGACTCCTGAATTACTAAAATTGAAAAGTTTTATTGAAGAAAAAACAGGAGAAACTTTTAATTCTTGTCTGCTTAATTTATATCATTCCGGCGAAGAAGGAATGGCATGGCACAGTGATGCTGAAAAAGATTTAAAGAAAAACGGTGCAATTGGATCAATAAGTTTTGGCGCCGAACGTAAATTTGCTTTCAAACATAAGGAGTCTAAAGAAACTGTTTCTATGATTCTGGAACACGGAAGTTTATTGGTCATGAAAGATGAAACGCAGACACATTGGCTGCATCGGCTTCCTCCAACAAAAAGCACTCAAAAACCCAGAGTTAATTTAACTTTTAGAACTATTGTAAGATAG
- a CDS encoding Ada metal-binding domain-containing protein — MLQHNKISDSELRSKIKKGEICFGGNQKLKIYGTLKCASGKRMKRENRVFFSSEENAKQNGFRPCGHCMKIDYLKWKNGLI; from the coding sequence ATGTTGCAACACAATAAAATTTCAGATTCAGAACTTCGAAGTAAAATTAAAAAAGGCGAAATTTGCTTTGGCGGTAACCAAAAGCTAAAAATCTACGGAACTTTAAAATGTGCTTCCGGAAAGAGAATGAAACGAGAGAATCGGGTTTTCTTTTCTTCTGAAGAAAATGCAAAACAAAATGGTTTCAGACCTTGCGGGCATTGTATGAAAATTGATTATCTAAAATGGAAAAATGGACTTATTTAA
- a CDS encoding glycoside hydrolase family 3 N-terminal domain-containing protein, which produces MKNSIFCALMFLFCGAVWSQQVKNNKAEIDAKVSELLSKMTLEEKVGQMTQITVTIFEDAKKPGYFDAAKLKQGIQDYHIGSILNVPNPGAPTLKRWQETMQAITIEANKTRLKIPVLYGIDAIHGASYTAGATLFPQQIGLAATFNTDLVKRGAAISAYETRASSIPWVFSPDLDFPRNPAWSRMWESFGEDAYLSSKMAVALVDGFEGNNNVGSKYSVASCMKHYIGYGSTTTGKDRTPSIIPERLLRQYDLTIYQAAINAGAKSVMVSSGEINGTPVHASKHLITDILKKELGFSGVVVTDWKDIIYLYTRHKVAESKRDAVRIAVMAGIDMSMVPEEFSFYTDLLDLVKKGEVPVSRIDDAVSRILKMKFELNLFQNTVADLKDYPKFGSAEHIEEAYNTAAESITLLKNNASVLPLSKNEKVLVTGATANSMKYLNGGWSYTWQGENSDTYAADKFTILEAFQNKLGKENVLYTAGADLEKEDDAEIQKAVELAKNASKIVLCLGEKNYTETPGDISDLYMSASQIKLALALAKVNKPIILVLNEGRPRLISNFEDKMSAVVQCYLPGNEGARALVDILYGDVNPSGRLPYNYPRYPNSLEKYNRKYTESISEGEQNNDAKYEKSYSPQFEFGTGLSYTTFVYSNLKIDKTEINNTDEVNVSVDVTNSGTRAGKESVLLYLSDNVASITPEFKSLKRFEKISLKPNETQTVKFTLKQKDLQFVNEDLKWISEKGSFTVQIGDQKKDFLLK; this is translated from the coding sequence ATGAAAAACAGTATTTTTTGTGCGCTTATGTTCCTTTTTTGCGGAGCAGTCTGGAGCCAGCAGGTTAAAAATAATAAAGCAGAAATTGATGCTAAAGTTTCTGAATTATTATCAAAAATGACGCTTGAAGAAAAAGTGGGACAAATGACCCAAATTACAGTAACAATTTTTGAAGATGCTAAAAAACCGGGATATTTTGATGCTGCAAAATTAAAGCAGGGAATTCAGGATTATCATATTGGTTCTATATTAAATGTACCCAATCCGGGAGCTCCAACTTTAAAAAGATGGCAGGAAACTATGCAGGCCATTACAATTGAGGCAAATAAAACAAGGCTAAAAATTCCTGTGCTATACGGTATCGATGCTATTCACGGAGCAAGTTATACAGCTGGTGCAACATTATTTCCTCAGCAAATAGGTTTGGCAGCAACTTTTAATACCGATTTAGTAAAACGAGGAGCAGCTATTTCAGCTTATGAAACAAGAGCTTCTTCAATTCCGTGGGTTTTCTCGCCAGATTTAGATTTTCCAAGAAATCCAGCCTGGTCAAGAATGTGGGAATCATTTGGAGAAGACGCCTATTTATCATCAAAAATGGCAGTAGCTTTAGTTGATGGATTTGAAGGAAATAACAATGTAGGTTCTAAATACAGCGTAGCTTCCTGCATGAAACATTACATAGGCTACGGAAGCACTACGACAGGAAAAGACAGAACACCAAGCATTATTCCGGAAAGACTTTTAAGACAATATGACTTAACGATTTATCAGGCAGCTATTAATGCAGGTGCAAAAAGCGTAATGGTAAGCTCAGGAGAAATCAACGGAACTCCAGTTCATGCAAGCAAACACTTAATTACTGATATCCTTAAAAAAGAATTAGGTTTCTCTGGCGTTGTCGTTACTGACTGGAAAGATATCATTTATCTGTACACAAGACACAAAGTTGCCGAATCGAAACGTGATGCTGTTCGAATTGCTGTTATGGCCGGAATCGATATGAGTATGGTTCCTGAAGAATTTTCTTTTTATACTGATTTATTAGATTTAGTTAAAAAAGGAGAAGTACCAGTATCAAGAATCGATGATGCCGTTTCGAGAATCTTAAAAATGAAATTTGAACTGAATTTGTTTCAAAATACGGTAGCAGATTTAAAAGATTATCCAAAATTTGGATCAGCAGAGCATATCGAAGAAGCTTATAATACTGCCGCAGAATCGATTACTTTATTAAAAAACAACGCATCAGTTCTGCCATTAAGTAAAAACGAAAAAGTTTTGGTTACAGGTGCAACTGCCAATAGTATGAAATACCTTAACGGAGGCTGGTCATATACCTGGCAGGGCGAAAACTCAGATACTTATGCAGCTGATAAATTCACCATTTTAGAAGCTTTTCAAAATAAATTAGGTAAAGAAAATGTATTATATACAGCTGGTGCAGATCTTGAAAAAGAAGACGATGCAGAAATTCAGAAAGCAGTAGAATTGGCAAAAAACGCTTCTAAAATCGTTTTATGCTTAGGAGAAAAAAACTATACAGAAACTCCGGGCGATATCAGCGATCTTTATATGAGTGCTTCTCAAATAAAACTAGCTTTAGCTTTAGCAAAAGTAAATAAGCCGATTATTTTAGTTTTAAATGAAGGAAGACCAAGATTAATAAGCAATTTTGAAGACAAAATGAGCGCTGTTGTTCAATGTTATCTTCCGGGAAATGAAGGAGCAAGAGCCTTAGTTGATATTTTATACGGAGACGTAAATCCAAGTGGAAGACTGCCTTATAATTATCCTAGATATCCCAACTCTTTAGAAAAATACAATAGAAAATATACAGAAAGTATTTCTGAAGGAGAACAGAATAATGACGCCAAATACGAGAAAAGTTATTCTCCTCAGTTTGAATTTGGAACCGGATTATCGTATACCACTTTTGTTTATTCAAATCTAAAAATTGATAAAACAGAAATCAATAATACAGATGAAGTAAATGTTTCGGTAGATGTTACAAATTCAGGAACGAGAGCAGGAAAAGAATCCGTTTTATTGTATTTGTCTGATAACGTTGCAAGTATTACACCTGAATTTAAATCTTTAAAAAGATTTGAAAAGATAAGTTTAAAACCAAATGAAACTCAAACAGTAAAATTCACTTTAAAACAAAAAGATCTTCAATTTGTAAACGAAGATTTAAAATGGATTTCTGAAAAAGGATCTTTTACTGTTCAGATAGGAGATCAAAAAAAAGATTTTCTGTTGAAATAA
- a CDS encoding MmcQ/YjbR family DNA-binding protein has translation MVSIEEFRKLAMSFPDATEEPHFEKISFRIKKKIFATFDEKNNQAVLKLNEIDQSVFCASSEKIFYEIPNKWGKQGWTIVELSRVRPEMFEDALIRSYENVVTKKK, from the coding sequence ATGGTTTCAATTGAAGAATTTCGAAAATTAGCAATGTCTTTTCCAGATGCGACTGAAGAACCTCATTTTGAGAAAATCTCTTTTCGAATTAAAAAGAAGATTTTTGCCACTTTTGATGAAAAAAATAATCAGGCTGTTTTAAAATTAAACGAAATAGACCAGTCCGTTTTTTGTGCGTCAAGCGAAAAGATTTTCTATGAAATTCCAAATAAATGGGGAAAACAAGGCTGGACGATTGTAGAACTTTCGAGAGTAAGACCCGAAATGTTTGAAGATGCTTTAATTCGTTCGTATGAAAACGTTGTTACAAAAAAGAAGTAG
- a CDS encoding glycoside hydrolase family 3 N-terminal domain-containing protein — translation MKKVTTITLFMLSLFASAQQQTIDQKVNDLLKKMTIEEKIGQLNQYTGDNQATGPITINPNKQSEIKAGLIGSMLNIIGTKYTRQYQELAMQSRLKIPLLFGQDVIHGYKTTFPLPLAEAASWDLQAIELAARVAATEASASGIHWTFAPMVDISRDPRWGRVMEGAGEDTYLGSKIAYARVKGFQGNKLGDLNSVMACVKHFAAYGAGVGGRDYNSVDMSERMLWETYLPPFKAALDAGAATFMNSFNDINGIPATGNAHLQRDILKGKWNFQGFVVSDWGSIGEMVAHGYSKNLKEAAYSAITAGSDMDMESNAYRYNLAQLVKEGRVSVDLIDDAVKRILRKKFELGLFDDPYRYSDEKRAEKALNNPEHRKAALDVAQKSIVLLKNENQTLPISKSVKTIAFIGPMVKEYKENMGFWSVELPEVDYNKWIVSQWDGLQNKVGKNTKLLYAKGCEIEGTNKDGFAEAVETAKQADVVILSIGERRDMSGEAKSRSDIHLPGVQEDLVKAIQATGKPVVVLINAGRPLVFNWTADNVPAVVYTWWLGTEAGNAIANVLFGDYNPSGKLPMTFPREVGQIPIYYNHFSTGRPAKTENETNYVSAYIDLKNSPKFPFGYGLSYTQFSYSDLKLSSTKIKSNETIKVSFKLSNVGKVAGEEVAQLYLKDKFGSVVRPVLELRDFEKVKLNAGESKTIEFTIDKEKLSFYNDKLEWTTEPGDFELMIGSSSADIKLRSDFELLEK, via the coding sequence ATGAAAAAAGTAACCACAATTACTCTGTTTATGCTTTCGCTTTTTGCGTCGGCACAGCAGCAAACAATAGATCAAAAAGTAAATGATCTGTTGAAAAAAATGACTATTGAAGAAAAAATAGGCCAGCTAAACCAATACACTGGAGACAATCAGGCGACAGGTCCAATTACTATTAACCCAAACAAACAATCTGAAATCAAAGCCGGGTTAATTGGTTCGATGCTGAACATCATCGGAACAAAATATACCAGACAATATCAGGAACTGGCAATGCAGTCAAGATTAAAAATTCCGTTGTTATTTGGTCAGGATGTTATTCACGGATACAAAACTACTTTTCCTCTGCCTTTAGCCGAAGCTGCCAGCTGGGATTTACAGGCAATTGAATTAGCGGCAAGAGTGGCTGCAACAGAAGCTTCTGCAAGCGGTATTCACTGGACATTTGCTCCAATGGTCGACATCAGCCGTGATCCAAGATGGGGACGTGTAATGGAAGGTGCAGGAGAAGATACTTATCTAGGTTCTAAAATTGCCTATGCAAGAGTAAAAGGTTTTCAGGGAAATAAATTAGGAGATCTAAATTCTGTAATGGCATGCGTAAAACACTTCGCAGCTTATGGAGCTGGAGTTGGCGGAAGAGATTACAATTCTGTTGATATGAGCGAAAGAATGCTTTGGGAAACTTATTTACCGCCTTTTAAAGCAGCTTTAGACGCTGGTGCAGCAACATTCATGAATTCATTTAATGATATTAACGGAATTCCTGCAACTGGAAATGCACATTTACAACGTGATATTTTAAAAGGAAAATGGAACTTTCAGGGATTTGTAGTTTCTGACTGGGGTTCTATTGGCGAAATGGTAGCGCACGGTTATTCAAAAAACCTAAAAGAAGCCGCATACTCAGCTATTACAGCCGGAAGCGATATGGATATGGAAAGTAATGCTTACCGTTATAATCTGGCACAATTAGTTAAAGAAGGAAGAGTTTCTGTTGATTTAATTGATGATGCTGTAAAACGTATTCTTCGCAAGAAATTTGAATTAGGTTTATTCGATGATCCTTACAGATATTCTGATGAGAAGAGAGCAGAAAAAGCTTTAAACAATCCGGAACACAGAAAGGCTGCTCTTGATGTTGCTCAAAAAAGTATTGTTTTATTAAAGAATGAAAACCAGACTTTACCAATATCTAAAAGCGTAAAAACGATTGCTTTCATTGGACCTATGGTAAAAGAATACAAAGAAAACATGGGATTCTGGTCTGTAGAACTTCCTGAAGTTGACTATAATAAATGGATTGTTTCTCAATGGGATGGCTTACAGAATAAAGTTGGCAAAAACACGAAGTTATTATATGCAAAAGGGTGTGAAATAGAAGGGACAAATAAAGATGGTTTTGCTGAAGCTGTTGAAACTGCAAAACAAGCCGATGTTGTAATTTTAAGTATTGGAGAAAGACGTGACATGAGCGGTGAGGCAAAAAGCCGAAGCGATATTCATTTACCAGGCGTTCAGGAAGATTTAGTAAAAGCAATTCAGGCAACAGGAAAACCGGTTGTAGTTTTAATTAATGCTGGAAGACCTCTTGTTTTTAACTGGACTGCAGATAATGTTCCGGCAGTGGTATACACTTGGTGGTTAGGAACCGAAGCTGGAAATGCAATTGCTAATGTTTTATTTGGAGATTATAATCCGTCAGGGAAATTACCAATGACTTTTCCTAGAGAAGTAGGACAAATTCCTATTTACTACAATCATTTTAGTACAGGAAGACCAGCTAAAACAGAAAACGAAACCAATTATGTTTCGGCGTATATCGATTTAAAAAACTCACCTAAATTTCCTTTCGGATACGGTTTGAGCTATACACAATTTAGTTATTCTGATTTGAAACTTTCTTCAACAAAAATAAAAAGCAATGAAACCATTAAAGTTTCATTTAAACTTTCAAATGTTGGAAAAGTGGCAGGAGAAGAAGTAGCACAATTGTATTTAAAAGACAAATTTGGATCAGTGGTGCGTCCGGTTTTAGAATTAAGAGATTTCGAAAAAGTGAAATTAAATGCGGGTGAATCTAAAACTATTGAATTTACAATTGACAAAGAAAAACTTTCATTCTATAACGATAAACTAGAATGGACAACAGAACCTGGAGATTTTGAACTTATGATTGGTTCTTCATCTGCAGATATTAAATTAAGATCAGATTTTGAATTACTTGAAAAGTAA
- a CDS encoding endonuclease/exonuclease/phosphatase family protein: MKKINSIVFVVMLLLVSSTFYGQNLKIMTYNIRLDVASDGENAWPKRKDYFTSQIQFYSPDIFGVQEATPGQVNYIASALPNYSKFGVGREEGGLGEACTIYYKKDRFKVLDSNTFWLSETPNVVSRGWDAACNRVCTYGLFKDLKTKKTFYVFNLHLDHMGEVARIKGVQLALSKMKELNTKNYPAFLMGDFNSEPETAQIAEIKKVMDDTKDVSKEKPFGPSGTFNDFKHNEPVTLLLDYIFISKNSGLTVQKHAVLSDSKDLKYPSDHLPVFIEID; the protein is encoded by the coding sequence ATGAAAAAGATAAATTCAATTGTTTTTGTAGTAATGCTCCTTTTGGTAAGCAGTACATTTTACGGTCAGAATCTAAAAATTATGACCTACAATATTCGTTTAGATGTTGCATCAGATGGAGAAAATGCATGGCCAAAACGAAAGGATTATTTTACTTCTCAAATACAATTTTATAGTCCGGATATTTTTGGAGTTCAGGAAGCAACACCGGGTCAGGTTAATTACATAGCTTCAGCTTTACCAAATTACAGCAAATTTGGAGTAGGGCGTGAAGAAGGAGGATTAGGAGAAGCTTGTACGATTTATTATAAAAAAGATCGTTTTAAAGTCTTAGATTCCAATACATTTTGGCTGTCAGAAACACCAAATGTAGTTTCAAGAGGCTGGGATGCTGCCTGTAATCGTGTTTGTACTTACGGACTTTTTAAAGATCTTAAAACAAAAAAAACATTTTACGTTTTTAATCTGCATTTGGATCACATGGGCGAAGTGGCAAGGATAAAAGGTGTTCAGCTTGCTCTTTCAAAAATGAAAGAATTAAACACAAAAAATTACCCGGCTTTTTTAATGGGTGATTTTAACTCAGAGCCAGAAACAGCTCAAATTGCAGAAATTAAAAAAGTAATGGATGATACAAAAGATGTTTCAAAAGAAAAACCGTTTGGACCATCAGGAACATTCAATGATTTTAAACACAATGAACCTGTTACATTATTGCTGGATTATATTTTTATTTCAAAAAACAGCGGACTAACAGTTCAAAAACATGCAGTGCTGAGTGATTCGAAAGATTTAAAATATCCGTCGGACCATTTGCCTGTTTTTATAGAAATAGATTAA
- a CDS encoding glycoside hydrolase family 30 protein: protein MININKKLQILLLLPLIAVQIKCGSSKNAVSNSDKAESWITTTDETSKLKKQEDLVFNSEINSNQTIEIDPSQKFQTIEGFGFSLTGGSAQAIMKLDKTKKEALLQELFSRKGDAIGLSYLRISIGASDLNEKVFSYDDMPEGQTDLKLEHFNLGPDLNDVIPVLQDILKINPKIKIMGSPWSPPVWMKDNGSSKAGSLQPKYYEVYAQYFVKYIQAMKSHGIIIDAITPQNEPLHPGNNPSLLMLAEQQADFVGNHLGPAFKAAGIKTKIIVYDHNCNKPEYPLTILRDSKANPFVAGSAFHLYEGDISALSTVHNEFPDKDLYFTEQYTGSKSSFENDLKWSVKNVVIGSMRNWSKNALSWGLANDEYYKPFTPGGCSTCKGALMIDQNQNIKREVGYYIIGHASKFVPEGSVRIGSNVSGNLYNVAFKTPQGKIVLIVENDGASAETFNIKYNQKQIATTLNAGAAATYVW from the coding sequence ATGATAAACATCAACAAAAAACTTCAAATCCTGCTTTTACTGCCGCTTATTGCTGTGCAGATAAAGTGCGGATCTTCAAAAAATGCTGTTTCCAATTCTGATAAAGCAGAATCCTGGATAACAACAACAGATGAAACTTCAAAACTGAAAAAACAAGAAGACTTAGTTTTTAATTCAGAAATTAATTCAAACCAGACTATTGAGATTGATCCCTCTCAAAAATTCCAAACCATAGAAGGTTTTGGTTTTTCGTTAACAGGAGGAAGCGCGCAGGCAATCATGAAATTGGATAAAACCAAAAAAGAAGCCCTGCTTCAGGAATTATTTTCAAGAAAAGGCGATGCAATTGGTTTGAGTTACCTTAGAATTAGTATTGGAGCATCTGATTTGAATGAGAAAGTTTTTTCATATGATGATATGCCGGAAGGACAAACAGATTTAAAATTAGAACATTTCAATTTAGGTCCGGATTTAAACGATGTGATTCCGGTTTTACAGGATATCTTAAAAATAAATCCTAAGATAAAAATAATGGGATCGCCTTGGTCACCTCCGGTTTGGATGAAAGACAACGGAAGTTCTAAAGCAGGAAGTTTACAGCCCAAATACTATGAAGTATATGCTCAGTATTTTGTAAAATATATTCAGGCGATGAAATCACATGGAATTATTATTGATGCTATTACACCTCAAAATGAGCCATTACATCCCGGAAACAATCCAAGTTTATTAATGCTGGCAGAACAGCAGGCAGATTTTGTAGGAAATCATTTAGGACCGGCATTTAAAGCAGCAGGAATTAAAACCAAAATTATTGTTTACGACCATAATTGTAACAAACCCGAATATCCTTTGACTATTTTAAGAGACAGCAAAGCCAATCCTTTTGTGGCTGGTTCAGCTTTTCATTTATATGAAGGAGACATTAGTGCTTTATCAACCGTTCATAATGAATTTCCAGATAAAGATTTATATTTTACAGAACAATATACAGGATCAAAAAGCAGTTTTGAAAACGATTTGAAATGGAGCGTCAAAAATGTTGTAATTGGTTCAATGCGTAATTGGAGTAAAAATGCCCTTTCATGGGGATTAGCAAACGATGAGTATTACAAACCTTTTACACCGGGCGGATGCTCAACTTGTAAAGGGGCATTAATGATTGATCAAAATCAGAATATTAAAAGAGAAGTAGGATATTATATTATAGGCCATGCTTCTAAATTTGTTCCAGAAGGTTCAGTGAGAATAGGAAGTAATGTAAGCGGAAACCTTTATAATGTTGCTTTTAAAACACCACAGGGAAAAATTGTTTTGATCGTAGAAAATGATGGAGCTTCAGCAGAAACATTCAATATTAAATACAATCAAAAACAAATCGCAACCACATTAAACGCTGGTGCAGCAGCTACCTACGTTTGGTAA
- a CDS encoding glycoside hydrolase family 30 protein produces the protein MISTKSIVLTSILILQLSCSPSKHADSSKIDLSVSGKKLDVYTTAENSSLRLSLSNDLISKESLANTAVSIEVDPAKTFQTFLGIGGAVTDASAEVFAKLPADKQQEFLTAYYDKNKGIGYSLARTNIHSCDFSSESYTYISEGDKDLKTFNIDHDRKYRIPLLKKAIENAGGKLTLFVSPWSPPAFMKDNNDILHGGVLLPEFAQSWAKYYARFIKEYEKEGIPIWGLTIQNEPMAKQRWESCIYTPEAERDFLKNFLGPTLENEGLGSKKIIIWDHNRGDMLEKRAQLVFSDPEVSKYAWGIGFHWYETWNGGTPKFESVAKVHEAFPNKNLLFTEGCIEKFDASKYQFWGNAERYGLNMINDFNNGTVGWTDWNILLDQNGGPNHVGNFCFAPIHADTNSGQLIYTPMYYYIGHFSKFIRPDAKRINETVSNKSLLSTSFKNTDGKIATIIMNQENKSVVYNITINSQKYTITIPAHAMQTLVY, from the coding sequence CAACTGCAGAGAACTCAAGTTTAAGATTGTCACTTTCAAATGACCTTATTTCAAAGGAATCTTTAGCAAATACAGCAGTTTCGATAGAAGTAGATCCGGCTAAAACCTTTCAGACTTTCTTAGGAATCGGAGGTGCTGTAACTGATGCAAGTGCCGAAGTTTTCGCAAAATTACCGGCAGATAAACAACAAGAGTTTCTAACGGCGTATTATGATAAGAATAAAGGAATTGGATATTCGCTTGCAAGAACAAATATTCATAGCTGTGATTTTAGCAGTGAAAGTTATACTTATATCAGTGAAGGAGACAAAGATTTAAAAACTTTTAATATTGATCACGATAGAAAATATAGAATACCATTACTTAAAAAAGCAATTGAAAATGCCGGCGGAAAATTAACTTTATTTGTTAGTCCCTGGAGTCCCCCAGCTTTCATGAAAGACAATAATGATATTTTACACGGCGGCGTTCTATTGCCTGAATTTGCACAATCATGGGCAAAGTATTATGCCAGATTTATAAAGGAATATGAAAAAGAAGGTATTCCAATTTGGGGATTAACCATCCAGAATGAGCCTATGGCAAAACAGCGATGGGAATCCTGTATCTACACTCCTGAAGCCGAAAGAGATTTTCTAAAAAATTTCTTAGGACCGACTCTTGAAAATGAAGGACTTGGTTCGAAAAAGATAATAATCTGGGATCACAACCGTGGAGACATGTTAGAAAAAAGAGCACAGCTTGTTTTTTCTGATCCTGAAGTTTCAAAATATGCCTGGGGAATTGGTTTTCACTGGTATGAAACATGGAATGGAGGCACGCCAAAATTCGAATCAGTAGCTAAAGTTCACGAAGCTTTTCCAAACAAAAATTTACTTTTTACAGAAGGATGTATTGAAAAATTTGATGCTTCAAAATACCAGTTTTGGGGCAATGCTGAACGTTATGGACTTAATATGATTAACGATTTCAATAACGGAACGGTAGGCTGGACAGACTGGAATATTCTTTTGGATCAAAACGGAGGGCCAAATCATGTAGGTAATTTTTGTTTTGCTCCAATTCATGCCGATACCAATTCAGGACAGCTAATTTATACACCAATGTATTATTATATAGGGCATTTTTCAAAATTCATTCGTCCTGATGCAAAAAGAATAAATGAAACGGTAAGTAACAAGTCACTTCTAAGTACTTCATTTAAAAATACTGATGGAAAGATTGCCACAATAATCATGAATCAGGAAAACAAAAGTGTGGTTTACAACATAACAATTAATTCTCAAAAATATACCATTACCATACCGGCACATGCAATGCAGACACTGGTATACTAA